The following is a genomic window from Amphiura filiformis chromosome 4, Afil_fr2py, whole genome shotgun sequence.
TAAAAAGCGCTAatgctaaaacaaacaaaaaatagatACAATATATCGAAATATACCTCGTTCATTTGGCTCAACGAGTGTAGACAGCATTGTCTGTAACACGGGTGAATCCATCGCACGGAAAGCGGATACTACTGCCCCTGTAGACGATAAATGTTTTGAACGGTTCTTAATCATGAATTTTAATGTAAAAACTAGAAAATGACAAATGACAATCCAATTTCAATACATAATTCCAATTCTATTCCAACAAACTAATATGGACCCAAAAGACATATCAAAGAGGGTACACGTGTGTCACACTAACAAAGGATAaatttaaaaatagcaaaaatatgaAATAACATCGGAAACATGTGGAAACAAACAAAAGCACAATTTGTTTTTAACCCCATTGAATGTGTCACATTTTAAATGttcattaggcatttcaacaaaacaatatacagcaaaattagaccagggcccaacaaaagtggcaaattAAGCACTGATATCTAAGagatgagtggaccccacccttgcaagctggtcatgaaaataaacaaagtattgcactaaaatacacataaaaatttcaaagattattaacacattaaaagtacaaacatttttaaaaacatcactatgttaaaagcatgaagcacttcctgccgaggtcacaactatttccgtagtgatggatcaagcggttttttttatcttttgacatagtatgtcaggcaaaatgccttttattcacattaaaggggcatttcgtgatccacagcctcatccccccacttttcccaaaaaaagttgagatttttacaccactggatacctctggctacataatgtttatgtaccaaatatttcttgcagattaattcgtttagcaaaaatatcgttaaatttgaatttcggtctggggcaccagaacaaaattacaacgcattgtctatggaacagtgtaatacacataatcatgcataactcgcaaacgcaaaatcggaatcaactgaaattttagaaataagcttttttcgtcgatatctactgaaaaatgtcataaaaagaggatgctaggatcacgaaatcctcctttaaatacactataaatattataacaacaaaagttattgcactacacataatccatatataatagtagatgttataaaacaaatttacatacatgtatataataagaaaatcaaacaaataatttaagcaaaatgacagagccaagaacagacacggaagtcatccaagtaactgaatatatgaatacaaaagccacctaagtccatactttggccaaattgagttaagcatgggaaattgttgctatacataggcttgttatatgcatgaaagaacaactcaaattcattctttgtgtctattgggcatgtgaaaaatagcatgtatgaaagaatcacccaattccatgatttgagtcttgtaacacattgattgaaatccagtatgtataaaagtccacttgtaacacattcattgctagagaatgacttttgaacaaaaaatgggtttaataaaggaaagtgtgtggtttatattacatggcagaatgcttatcaacattatacatacctgtgtgctttattttgtattatcttactagtggtaatctcattctaacattgttgtctttgtatatgattcaaaaaccaccaaaatttaaaatgaaccccacgaagtccctgaaatgctaatcgtcgtacctaatacaggttaatccactcatttgcacgtaaaacttaccatattgaccaggtaaatctaactgaaggaattaaaatgatacacgggtttttctctcaaaataacttcgcatggactttggtggcttttgtattcatgtattcaactgTTCATCTGCGATCAACTAGCTAAAGTCATCGCGGACCAAACCTCTCATACGAAGGTCCTGCCTAAACAGTCAGccacctgcacaaccgattctttagaaatgcttagtcgcgctaaaagtcgatcgatacatgttaaaatcagcacaattcagagatatacctttttgctatgaaattaattttctcggtcaaatataaagcaatattttttttcttcagtaatgtcagttaaaaacttggtgcttggatatatatttttttttaaatcctggtattaaaattaagcatcaaattgtgtcttttagtgtgatattttttatttttatagggcttgagttcgcctgcgagctttttacggaattggttttttagcgtctcaaactaatatagtttgctaaagaaagatatttcccacctctgtaacgcacatcgtgtgggtctatatactatagttttgtcagaatttccgtttttattttccctttttcccttcatgctccaaaaatgtcaaactcagtactttttatctcgtgagcaaccagcagaaatagtcgatatttttaCTGTTGTCATCCAGggtaattttccattgaaaagcaaatattgcccgaccagcgatttagtagcccaaatccccaattgggttttctggtaaatgaggtgaatttttaaaatttgctcccgtgatagcctgcaatttcaatttatatggattccatgattatgaaaaccattttgtctgtctgtttgtttgtttacctaggttagtccgtattttctcttaaaagagacgcacgcttgaggtccatgggaaaatccacggtccaaacctagaaaaattagcgtgttattatacgggattttaatcttctgtccctcctatcgccaggtgaattttgtatgacctacccccccccccccgccccccatggcgggttgccattttcattacacccttcagacttgtgttcgggtttgtttttaatttgacatgtaggcgctatacctaaatgtatagctatgctatatattattatgtaatatattattatgtattattatgtacatgtaggcctatggggtggggtgggtgcagaggtgtgtgaggtaggtagtgggggtgtatgtagggaaactttggggtggtactcaacacactttaaccatgacttccaatgcaaggcttattgttgccacaaacgTTTTTttcccttaaggttatttaataggtttttttaaacttccatgtttaacctggtattgttttagctgcttcattagggcctatgactttcggtgggtttccaaaagcagtttcaaacaaacacaaacaaaaggcaccatacccagtcatcttcgtgacaattgaaacactacgtcaagtattaacatccaagttattctgtttttagacaggcaattttaaataattgcttgaacaggtttttgtttaaaaacaaaaacctgtttaagttaacaatgataataaatggttcttataaggcacaatctctgatgaggaactcaaagcgcgtaaagcacgaaatttacaaacaaacataaaaacaatcaatttataaagattggttttaagctggcgtttaaataacgaaagtctgggggcgttacgaaggttatttggaagtgtgttccaaacagtttgcttgatcataaaacatacagcgtaatattatgttttgtaaaagaaagtttagttaaaaatattgcccaattgcatgtaagattgtcgggcaaagttgttttgaggagaagcaaatttcaacacattggtccgatgatcaaatcaaataattaatcactcacgtgatgaaagatcctcatcgtgctataaacatgatcagttagtggcgtagctgccgggggcaggggggcaatttccccctggcaaaatttgcctCTTTGGGCCCcagcccctagtgcaaggaaaaaaaagaggaaaaaggaggagaaagaagaaaaagaggagagagagggaagagagggagaagagggcagagagatggagaatccatacgatcgatatgcaataccatacgattatattcaataagcctggcaaaattgtctatttgggaccctgccccccccctcccccaagtgcagggaaatttggtggatttgggccaccgcccatacaggcttgccccccttggaaaaaatcccagctacgccgctgtgatcagttggagcgctattaggccagggaatttcgttgctatattgaagttctggcaacactgtacccatgccggtattcctattaaacccagggatatcgatccacaatgctagtatcagccttagatttcacgcgttgattttgaaaaaatttcaggcgggagtaaaaagtggtgaaatcaaaacggaaattctgacaaaactatgatatatcgctcacggtgatgtgcgttagaaagttgggaaaatccttcattagcgaactatattactttgaaaagctaaaaggttgatccaaaaaaggctcgcgggcagagtttaagcctatcaaagtCGAAAATCTTACaagaaatgactgaatttcacgcctaagtttaacactaggatttgaaaaaaaatacagtttcaAGCGCTACATTttaacctgacatttactgaaaaaatgaaaatgattgctttttatttggccgagaaaattaattttacattgaaaaggtgtaactcaaaatttcgctcatttcaacaccaaattcgatcgtttgtattgcctcattaaatgactgagtaagccttgcagaacaaaaagaatcggttgtccaggttgctaactgtaaaGAGGAACAGAAGACAAGGATGATCCCCGTATCTGAAtttgccaatgcacattttgccaacacatataacataattgatatattttgaccgatcactggtaatgtcatgatgataattaaataaaacattttcaacagaaagcctaaagttcttaccaagcctttgtgtaataaccctgttagcaaattcccaaataggagtggtcttattacaatgaaaaaagaagtgctctggatgatcaacagcattacaggaattgcacaaatttgtatcttctttccccattttacataataaaccttttgtaggataaatgttatgaataattttccaATTAAGTGAAATAAGTCTGGCCTCACTGGTACAACATGGTATTGAACCCCAAATCTTTTCCCAATCAAAATTGTAATTGGGGAATCTTCTACACCAATAGTTCATACAAATTGGTGGAACATAAATCTTATCAACCATGGAATGTCTAAAAACCTTTGTAGAACAGGCTTCTATAGGGACTGCATTAAAGACAATTGCTTCAGTCCTAATTTGGTCTAGAACTGGTGCATTCTTCCAATCATTCGGCAGAGCTTTGCAAAGAGCGAAGTACTGAAAAGGAATGTTGCCAGTGCGCGGAATGCGGTGCCTAAAATACTCAAGTGAGTAGATTgaaccatcatcatcaaaaatatcttttataaaaataaagccaGCTTCAATTCAGTCTCTATAGAAAAGTGTTTTCTTGTTAACAGTGACAGCATCATTGTTCCAAATGATTTGATTGTAGTAATCagatatgtcagctttatttgaagtacatttagtattgaaccagactttaaacatgttgttataaaaaacaggaaaggtgtcaataacattcttgcatacagtgttgatttggttgaagctacaattacaattaaacacattcatacccaaaccaaacttgttgACATAGTAAAGTGGAATGTTCTTCCAGCAAGCAGGACTAGAATTGTTTAGTTTTTTGATCCAGGACATCTTTAAAGCATTGAAAAACATCTCAACCTGAAATATGTTTATACCACCTCTTTCATAATCTGCAATAATGGTGTTCCGCTTCACCGCTTCCACtctattccaaataaatttaaaaaacatagTGTTTAATTTCTTTACAAATCTCTCAGGAAGGTCTACAACTGGAGTATGTATGAAAGTTGTGAAGCCAGCAATGTTTTCACGATCAAGTTTCTACCAACCATTGATTAATCCTCGCATCTTCCATGCACGGATTGAACACTCGATCTTATTCATTTTATCCTCCCAATTACAAGACAAATGATTTATTGAGATACTTGGGGAGAAATACACACCAAGGATTATTTGGCGCTAATTTCCAGTTAACATTTCCGATGccgaaattattatttttcaaggACCCAATCCATACGGCATCACTTTTGGCATGATTTACTGAAAGACCAGATAATCTTGAAAAGTTATCAAATACATCCATAACCGTTTTAACACATTCAGGGTCTTTTACAAAAATggtagtatcatctgcaaaagTAGATATGCGAATTTCTTTACGCTCATAGTTCTGAAATGGTAAAGTAATACCCTGGATTTGCTTGGATTGACGAATTTTACAAGCGAGCAACTCCACACTAAGGACGAAGATCAAAGGCGAAATCGGACAACCCTGACGTACGCCACAATTTACATCAAAGGAACTTGAGATGTGACCATTGTTAATAATACAATTAGTGGTATTGGAAAAAATAACTGAAATCCATTTTCTGAACATTgaaccaaaattcaaatttctgagCGCATAAAATATAAAGTCACGTTCTATACTGTCGAAtgcttttttaaaatcaatacacatcataacaccaggtaaattattattatcaacatatcTTCAATAAGGCGGATATTTTCGTGTATACTTCTACCCTTAACAAAATCATTCTGATCAGTATTCACAACAGACTGAAGAATGTTTTTAATACGAGCAGCCAATGCTTTAGTGGCTATCTTATAATCAATATTCAACAAAGCAATTGGACGCCAGTTATTAAGGGAATCCCGGGGAAGCCCTTTACCTTTATGAATGAGGGAGATTATGCCACGATTCTGACAGGTGGTAAGTGACTCAGAAAGATACGCATCATTAAGCGCCGTAACAACAATGGGACCAATCTTTGATCAAGCGGTTGCATGACGACGCTATCTACGctgtacacgtcgatgttttgcTGTTTGAAAATTAAGTTTTAGCCATATCCTATGGGTTTCACTGCCTAATAGGCTTTTGCAAGATGTTTCCCTTCTAAAATCATGAGGTTTCAggtcttaaatatgactggtaatttaaaaatttgatatataaattccATACATTGATATCGCCATTTCGGTTCTcacaaaagcgtgatccagccgCTATGGTAACGCCCCGGGGTCTCCAATATGACGTCATGTCTACGATAGCGAATACACAATGTTACGAGTCTCATTGTCTTCGCCAATTATAGCCGAACAAATGCATTTTGAAGTCTTACGATTCAGATGAAAATATTAAACTTACGACTGCAAATTAGAATGTACCGATATCAGACATCTTTGACAAAGTTTTGGCATTTACCAATACTGATAATTTTGAAACACTCTGTGTTTGAGATTCATGAGGCTACTGTAAAACTTACCCAGCATAAAAACTTGTGTAGTTTTTGCGAATGCTGATATCAGATAAGAAATGGTCCCAAAGATATATGCAATCTGTAGAATCCCAAAGTAGTTGACGCAAACAGCAAATAATCTAGATAAAAAGAGTACTCCTGATAATAGAAGTGATTGGTGTCAGGCATTACTAATATTTTACCTTGTTAAAATAAACCACAGAAACATATAGCAGGAAACATTATGATTATTAACATCTCAAAAACGTAATTACTCCCCTCTCcttaaataatagccattattcaaaaaacgggctattgtattaagGTGGTTTTTACGGCTATCGTGTCATGCTCAGATgtgcttgaaaatgatacagaatgtggagatgggtgagaaaaactcacctgccagtttttatttttttttccaaaaggagctttttgtgattggaaaaccccatagactttgcacacagcatgtttttggcatgttgccaagttcttcaaatcagctggatttttgaaaacaagtaatttgtttaaatgtgattttctctcctttacACCCATtgcataaatctggtttttaatttttttattgcaaaaatgctaaATTCGAACACGGCTCCATTCCAATAGTACTCTCGAACCAATTTGTATTAAAATACTAAGGTTTTTGTAATACTATCACCATGATTACTTTACGGATTGCATTGGACATATTCTAGTTCTTTTTCTCCCACCCATATATTTAACTCTATTATGTATGAGGATTATTTTAGCTCAAATGGACACTTTAGTTTCATCACTATGTTAACTAATCAGTTTAATTCGGTTTTTACATTTGATGCTGTACAACGAATCTACGAATAAAAATAAGGCATACAAGGTTCATACCCAGGGCTTGTCGTGTTGTCGCTGAGGCAAAAAAAAATCGAACAAGAATCTGAGCCGAAAATCGTAGATGATTTAGTTTAGAGAACTAAAAATAGCAGCGGAGAACGGGAAAATATTCATTTGtcgtaaaaaaaaaacccaaaaaaacaaaaacaaaaaaccccaaaacaccacaaaaaaaaaaccaaaaaaaaaaaaaaaacaacaataacagcaacaacaaaaactgCATCCAAAATATAAGACTATTGATTATATGAACAGGGGACAAATTCTCTATCAATATCAAGTTATATCGTAGAGGGTCGCTGCCCATCACCATCCATGTACAGTATCCATGGCCGCGTTGCTGTTGCGTGGATGGATGCGAATACTTATGCGAATAAAAATTGAGACGCCTAGCGGTGTAACTAATCGTATCTCGAGTTGGGGTGGTCGTGGGGTAGTCGTGGTCATAGTCGGCTGATGGTTTTACACAATTTCTTTTTACCAAAGGGAGCTGCTCATGGAGGTTGACAGAGACCGGTTAGGGAAcattaaaattattgatattaataaatTAACACATTATGATTTCTTCACTTTACAATAACAACTTACCCAGTGCACCACATGTAAGTAACGTAAAAGAATATATCCCTGCCGTAGCCGATGTCCAGCATAAAGGCGGGCCAAGCCCATACAGTATAAATATCTCTGTAGCTCCTACCGAGAGTTGAATAAGATCTGTTACGAAACATATAAGTAGAAAAATCCCCAACCGAATTcgtcttttttctgtattgaCAGCGAAGATGTCCATGATATCCTTGGCAAGTGTTTTGAAGGAGTTTTTCTTTGCTGAGTATGATCCAACTCGCGGTGGTAATGGAATACAAGGTGATAAAATGTATAATATTGCAACAATCACAAAACCAAAGGTGAGCCAGACAAGTGACTCAAATCCATATTCTTGCATGAAATATGCTGCAGGAATTTGGGCCAATCCAGCGCTTCCTTCAAAAACCGCACGGGCCACAGCTATCCGTAGGAGTCTAGATTTACCTCTGCTTACATCGGAAAAATAGGCGTAACAACCACCCAAGAATGATGTGTACCCACCACCCATGCCTGCTATTGAATTGGCACAAGCTAAATATAACAAAGGTAAACGAAATACTGCCATAATTCCAATTGCAAAGAGCCAGAGGGCGAAGGCCAGGCTGGAAATTAGCAAGGGAAGCTTTCGTCCCAGCCTATCACTTAAAGCTCCAAAGAAAGGTCCAGTAAATGTCGCGGGAACATATATGAATACCGAACCAATCATGACCCAATAGGCCGTTTCGGCAGCTATGTCCTGCTGTATCTGATAATCCGAATCGTTTGTGCCTTGTTTATTAATACAGCTGTCATTGAGTGCATCATCCTTTAGTAGAGTAAAATTGCGATCTTCAGCTAACCTCTCTTCTATGTATTTGGGAAAAGCTACCATTGCGATTGGTGCGGTCGCAATAGCGATCAGGATGATGGCAGGTTCAATGGTTATCCATCTTGTCTCCGATAATAGCCGGTTCTTTGAACTGGCTGTTTCATCTTTAAGGAGCCTggattctatttaaaaaaaagacaacaccattgTGTAATGAAGAAAGCTTTAACAACATTGCAGAAAAGTAAAGAGATGAATAAAAGGATGATAGTGAATTTCTGAACTTGTTTTACGATGATGTAATCTAATTTTAGTACGTGTCCGACCAATAATGTACTTTTCCTTCTAATGTAAGATGGGAAATTGAAACTTAGGAGGCAGATGTCCTAAAATTAACCACAGAGAGAAGAAAACACCGGATCACCAGAACAGTACCTTGACTAATCAGTCTGGTCTTATATTGTCGAATTTGGCCGAACTTCATTTTATCATACATTAGTATTTAGGTGTCCTGATTGGTCCAAAACGTATATATGGCAAACAAATTGAGGTAATGGAATCAGACGTGCTGGGGCTCATCAATTCTGTTTCTGAGTCACGGtgttaaatattattattgaatattaattgtttggctaaattGTTTATATATTACAACAAAACAGGAAGTGGACATACTGACCCTCGTATTTTCCTTTCGATACGATAAACAATCTTATTCATTGGGTGTTTTCTATTTTGTAAACTTAAAAGCTGACTACAATTGAACGATTCCGGGTGCGATCTATTAGACAGGCACCCATACGTCATTATGGACGGTACTACCAAGATCCCGGACTAAGATGGCAGTTCTAAATAATTTATCACGCACGCTCGAATTTCTGCATGTGCCATGCATTCTCTATCACATGATAGagaataataaaaacaacaaattctATCGTTTATTGCACTCAGGTTTAATATAAACATAACTGATACGATTAATTTATAAATACCTTCAGACTGTTCTTCAGACATCATGAATTAATTTAGTTTATATATGCAACCAGGCAAAAGAAAACCAAGGTAATGTAACAACCTTGTCGTTCAGCTACACGTTGCTGTAAATAATAAAAGCATTTTTAATGATAAGTTTTAGTTTAAAGGTCCAcaatcgttggcctggtcaactggcaagTTTGTGTAGGAACTAAATACCcacaattactaaatgtttatactaggattttgggcaggtaaccttgtccttgcatatcacaatgttcttttagatggtctGGACCTTGGGGAGTTGGACACTTTTATCATCATGGCTTATGTTAAGAAGAAGGATAATAGGCggtactaacataaaaacacaaaatgttatgcataattcaatttaattcacaatttttcatacttttttttacaattctcccttttttctgtcaccctgggtagtCTAGTGTTAACCCCATTTTTTCGCCaccgccttccgtctaccgacggccttacttGACGGCCATGACAagcggggggggggcacaactgccccctggctatgccactggttcaatagccttattgtgatgtgatgtagagggagttttaaaacacgagccctgaacaaaacaTGATGATTACGTTATTAATATTTCTTATGCCAATAACTCGAGCTACTCTATATGAAACCTCTTCATTTTATGACATGTTCTTCCTGGTACTCACCGTGTATCGTCTCACATGATACACTAGACAGCGGCCCTCAGTCTTCAACGATAGTCAAGGTCCGTCATTTATCTATTTATGTGCATGATATTCCatgaaatttcaaacaaattgatGAATGGTACTGAGTGGAAGCTCCCTAGTTTAAGTGTAGGTTTAAAAACATGTATTATCAACTATCGCGTTGCAATATGACCACATTATGTTCAATCATCAGGTCATTTTATATAACAGCATATAGTATGCCAGTAGTTCAATCAATATATCGATAAGATATCTTTATAAGAtcatgcatgggtgatttttgttCTCCGTATTACTTGTTGTCACGGGGTCACTGCACACGTATTTTATGAGTTAACGCTGCATCCACGTCCTTGATTTGTAAATCTTCTCAAATCCGTTAGCACTCAGAACGCTTGTCATCAgtttctattgttatgcatagtcatgttaaaagtcgatcgatacatgttattCTGgtatcagatatatcgaattgaattctgaatacgaggaatgcccttcttatgtcaaataaatttgattttttgaaattcgcgatataatacaaattttatgaaagttattttaatatgaaagtttaaaaataatatgaaagtttcatattatttttaaatttttgatattatcctcgaagtaaactttctaaatctaaaaatgtgtacttaaagtgtatgtacctgggaTAAAACAAAAACCACGACCAATTGacaatttttgacctttcatattgaagatatacattttttcaaaaagaccttaaaagtatttttttggtgttttggggaataaaatctatatcttcaatacaaaaggtcaaaatttccaattgatcatttcattccagctacatacactttaagtacatatcattcatGATTAGATTAATACattttacttcgagggctgttaaatatcaaagatatcaatttttaatcatttgccataaaatgtgtattaggcctacaggctgagtcaaaaagaagtaatctcatgtttgaggggctgtaactcaagatctgcaaggaatctgctaaaaacaaaaataccactggaaagagcaaattctacacgtctaaataaataaaataactgttgcaattgctcacagcaaattaaagttatactcatttggatacaaccacccattttagtAGTTGCACACGGCtgatccatttcaatttcgacgaatcagcaaagtgctaacaggatttattgttgaaaagacaacttttgcttttaattaatattcaacaaagtccatgacggtactttAGTTTGTAGGGATAACAATTCAAGtttttacgaacgatccggcagaagcgtGATTGGGGAAtattgggtaaaggattgagctgatctttggtcttgctgtaacgcatgtctaact
Proteins encoded in this region:
- the LOC140150194 gene encoding lysosomal proton-coupled steroid conjugate and bile acid symporter SLC46A3-like translates to MVAFPKYIEERLAEDRNFTLLKDDALNDSCINKQGTNDSDYQIQQDIAAETAYWVMIGSVFIYVPATFTGPFFGALSDRLGRKLPLLISSLAFALWLFAIGIMAVFRLPLLYLACANSIAGMGGGYTSFLGGCYAYFSDVSRGKSRLLRIAVARAVFEGSAGLAQIPAAYFMQEYGFESLVWLTFGFVIVAILYILSPCIPLPPRVGSYSAKKNSFKTLAKDIMDIFAVNTEKRRIRLGIFLLICFVTDLIQLSVGATEIFILYGLGPPLCWTSATAGIYSFTLLTCGALGVLFLSRLFAVCVNYFGILQIAYIFGTISYLISAFAKTTQVFMLGAVVSAFRAMDSPVLQTMLSTLVEPNERGTVFALAASMQSLANCISPLIFNPIYSATVDTQPNAVFFVMSSGYIVLFLLSWTWLMYTNRTTRTKHTKLGQTDA